CCGTATTGCGGGGGTGATGGAAATGTGCACAGGGAATTCACGAGTTATGCGTGCAGTTTCCCAGGAACCTGCAGTTCAAGCTGCTCCAGCCAGACCGTAGATTATGTATACCAATGGTGCTCAAATTGGTGCTTGAGCGGACAGTGCTTGCCTAGTGGAAATCAAACAAATTCCACGGGTTGATTTTTTTATTTTTTTTATTTTATATTTTGGTGCCATGATTGCTACTGCTTTTTTGTGAGTGCTCCCCCCCGATTGGTCTTGATGGCCCTCCGGGCTTGTTGGGATCGTGCGGCCCCTGCGCCTTATCCTCCTCCTTCTCCCCTTGCCTTGTAGTATCCGTACATGAGCATTCCAAGAAGGATCAATGCTGTCAGCTCTCCGATGAAGATCATTACGTCTCTTGCCCTGAACCTTGGGGGAGATTTCAGCGCTGCCTGGACTCCTGTCCTGTCCCGGCATGCCTCTATGGCCTGCTCAACGAGAGCCAGGGCCTGCTTAAGATTCCCCAGCTGCTCCTGAGCTTCTGCTTCGTCGATCAAATACCGCAGGGTATTGCATTCAGGATTCTGGCTGAAGAGGTCTTTGGCAAACTCCAGCTCTCTCAGAAGACTTGATCTATTCAAGCCTTCCCTGTCTGTAATGTCAATGTACACTACTAATGATTCCGAGATATCCGGCTTTCTTGCAGCAGCAGTGATATTAATCGCTCTTCTTCCAAACTTTGCGTTTGGCTGCGATGCAATGCTGAGATTCAGGAGCGATGCTTCCTGTATATTGAGCAGGCTTAAGTACTGCGGGCTTATATTCACTTTGAGATCATCGTCATCACTGGCTGCGCTTAGGGAGATGCCATTGACAGCAAGCTGGCCGATATTTGTAATCTTAATGGGATTCTGGGTTTCCTGGCTGATGTAGAGGGCAAGCGGCTCGACTGCCTCCATCTTCAATGACACAACCTTGGTTTCAAGCTTAGGAGGGGCAGCTGGAGACAGAGGAGCTCCTGTGACTACAGTTCTTGTTATTGTGGTTACAGGCTCCCCAATGAGGTAATAGCCTGTTCTGTTGTCCTCTATTGAGATTGTTTTTTGCGTATTGTCCAGTATTGATGTGAGCTGCGCCCATACGCATGAGGAAGTGTCTGCGCAGTAGTAGGCTGCAAGGCTGTTTTCTGCGTCAATTGCAGACTGGGCATCTGAATAGTTATACGTGATTGTAAAGTTCTGGTAATTCGTAAAATTGGTATGCAGGCCGAACTGAAGAAGGGATCGCGTAGATGAAGGAGGGATGATGCCTGTTCCCATATCTGTGTAATTGAACAGGAAAGTGATATTGGACGCATTGGCCCTGTTTACGACAATGGATGGCCCTGAGGTTATTCCTTCAATATTGTTTATGCTTTCGATTGGCACAGAGTGGTTGCTGCCTGTTCCGAGAAGAGAGGCTCCGCATCTATCCCTGAGCTTGAATCCTGTAATGCCGATGCCTGTGAGGTTGATTGGCTTGGTGCCATTCCCAACAGCAAAGGAATAGACTGTTCCATTGAGGACCGCAGTGTTTGCATTGATATCCGTAACTGATGCTGTGAGAGTATAATTCCCTGTTTCATTAATGAAGTAAGAGGAATAATAGGTTGTTGCGAGGCCGGATTGCTCGCTGCGATCCACAGAAAGGTTGAGGGTTGCCGATGCTGGAGTTAAAATTGTGATGTTGGTTGAATTCAATGGCGCGCTGTCTGTAACCTTCCATACAAGCGTTGCATTGCTGTTATTGAAGATATAGCTCTCGTTTGAGCAAACATACTCTATCCTTGGGGCTGCTGAGGAATTTGATATCCTGGCTATTATGAACGCCCTGGTTGTGTCCTGATTTGAGCTATTGTAGCCGATTGCGGTTATGTTAACCAGGGTTTTCCGGAGATCAGGGATTGTGAGGGTGACTGACCAGTCATTTGCTGCGCTTGCTGTGTATTGGGTTCCATTAATCTCAATAACAACATTGCTGATCCAGTCAGCTCCCCTGAGATTCTGCACTGTAATTGTCTGAGCAGATCCTCTCTGCAGGACTGAATCATTCAATGGGCTTGTGATGTTAATGGCTGAATCCTTTGAATCCAAAACCGATACGTTCGAGTATGCTGAATAATTGAATCCGTCATAGGCACGGACACGCCAGTATTTTGTTCCTGCTGAAAGGCTTGCGTTGGTGAAGATGTTGCTGAACATTGTTTGGGATATATTCACAACAACGAGGTCAAAGGAGGCAAAGGAGGCATCATTTCCAACCTCAAGCTCATAGGTTACATTATCATTATCGCTGTCTATTGAGGGGTTCCAGCCAAAGATGATATTGTTTGCGGCCTTGATAGAATTGTTGATTGGAGCTGCGAGGCTGGGTGCTGGAGGGGAGTTTCTATTGGAGATGTTAAAGGATTGCAAGGAGCCTGTTGTCATGTTGCCTGCGGAGTCATTTGCATAATACCTCCATCCTACAACTTCGCCTGTTGAGAAGTTTCCAGAGCCAATCGTGAAGGTATAATTTCCTGCGTTGTTTGCTGTTACTGTGATGTTCTGCCATTCTCCTGTCCAGTTTCCTGAGATCCAGGCCTGGTTGAGGTTGTCGTCAACTACGGTAGCGTTTGCAAGGACACTGGTGTTTGCGTAAATGATAGGCGTTTCTCCGCTTGTGTTTGTTTCTCCTGTAATCACAGGAGCAGAGCGGTCAATGATGTACTTGAATGCCTGGGTTGAGGATCTGTTGAACCCTTCTGTATCGTATGCAATAACCTTCCAGAACCAGGTTTTGTTGGTTGACCAGACATCGTCTGCTGTTGCATTCGTTGAGTTTACTCCTGTTGTATTGTAGATGAACTCTATGGATTCAAATGTTCCTGTGTCGTCAACAAGGATTGAGTAGTTTGCAAATACTGAGCTGCTTGATGCCTGCCATCTCAGGAATGGAGATTGGTTTCCTGATACTGTTCCGTCTTTAGGCTCAAGGAGCGCAAAGGGATCTGGACCCTGGCCGATCAAGGTTAGTGTGTAATTTGTTGCATTACTGTTTCCTGCTTGGTCAATGATTATTGCAGTCAAGGTGCAATTTCCTGTGCTTGGGCAGCCGAGGGTTGAAGGAGTTGCTGCAAGCCAGGAGATGTTTGTGCCGTCTCCGTTCTGAGTCATGACTGAGCCATTGATTGTGATGTTTGCCTGGGAGCCGGTATCATTGGCCCTTATTGTGAAGTTCACATTCTGGTTTTGGCCTGTGATATTTAATGGAGCTTTATTTGAGGTAAAGTTGTGGATGGTTGGGAAGGTGTCGTCAATGCTGATGTTCATGCCTTCGCTTGTGTTTGATTGATCAACAAGATCTGTTATATT
This region of Candidatus Nanoarchaeia archaeon genomic DNA includes:
- a CDS encoding LamG domain-containing protein, with protein sequence MTTQSGMSVPDPSYTVVVGSGGTAGTAGGVAGGAGAGGFLQIIYNIQTVYKTEGNVTSVNLLAGQTVSSIDMFGYNVSSIPKNTNVSAQFSQDNQTWVNSSNDIGGWDNMTLGAGGISLSALNWYGSNFYYRIQLRSNSSNTPIMDSIHLNYTSSSKSIAEKQGSYGIKVNASSLIAIVNTGALQSASTPISQGRWYHAAATYDNSQLTLYLDGVSSGSQATSGSVQQSGYDFFIGSLDSQVNFFNGTIDDVKIYNRSLLSSEIYQHYISGLGNHTESLATMIYNFTAPGENWTCEVTPIDYLSLGSPANSTRFTVKFRPPSVTALNSNATENITRSANTVNFSAVVTTVEAGTLLVNLNGTSLTQSSNNIWWLTSTPSSLGCVAEGSCTLILNATIGDGENTSQTITLTIDNTAPVISEFKSNDTDNVTRADRLLNLTVTVTDTNILNVSINGTYLIQAGNNWWSTNTTAGFGCPANDNCQLNATALDKAGNFKTAAYNFTVDNSTPTVSAIFTNKTNNVTRSDVNLTFNISASDHIKNISLNRTYLLIGNLYWYTINTTTQLGCPTSGVCSLAFNITDLVDQSNTSEGMNISIDDTFPTIHNFTSNKAPLNITGQNQNVNFTIRANDTGSQANITINGSVMTQNGDGTNISWLAATPSTLGCPSTGNCTLTAIIIDQAGNSNATNYTLTLIGQGPDPFALLEPKDGTVSGNQSPFLRWQASSSSVFANYSILVDDTGTFESIEFIYNTTGVNSTNATADDVWSTNKTWFWKVIAYDTEGFNRSSTQAFKYIIDRSAPVITGETNTSGETPIIYANTSVLANATVVDDNLNQAWISGNWTGEWQNITVTANNAGNYTFTIGSGNFSTGEVVGWRYYANDSAGNMTTGSLQSFNISNRNSPPAPSLAAPINNSIKAANNIIFGWNPSIDSDNDNVTYELEVGNDASFASFDLVVVNISQTMFSNIFTNASLSAGTKYWRVRAYDGFNYSAYSNVSVLDSKDSAINITSPLNDSVLQRGSAQTITVQNLRGADWISNVVIEINGTQYTASAANDWSVTLTIPDLRKTLVNITAIGYNSSNQDTTRAFIIARISNSSAAPRIEYVCSNESYIFNNSNATLVWKVTDSAPLNSTNITILTPASATLNLSVDRSEQSGLATTYYSSYFINETGNYTLTASVTDINANTAVLNGTVYSFAVGNGTKPINLTGIGITGFKLRDRCGASLLGTGSNHSVPIESINNIEGITSGPSIVVNRANASNITFLFNYTDMGTGIIPPSSTRSLLQFGLHTNFTNYQNFTITYNYSDAQSAIDAENSLAAYYCADTSSCVWAQLTSILDNTQKTISIEDNRTGYYLIGEPVTTITRTVVTGAPLSPAAPPKLETKVVSLKMEAVEPLALYISQETQNPIKITNIGQLAVNGISLSAASDDDDLKVNISPQYLSLLNIQEASLLNLSIASQPNAKFGRRAINITAAARKPDISESLVVYIDITDREGLNRSSLLRELEFAKDLFSQNPECNTLRYLIDEAEAQEQLGNLKQALALVEQAIEACRDRTGVQAALKSPPRFRARDVMIFIGELTALILLGMLMYGYYKARGEGGG